From Apis mellifera strain DH4 linkage group LG5, Amel_HAv3.1, whole genome shotgun sequence, the proteins below share one genomic window:
- the LOC724168 gene encoding pre-mRNA-splicing factor CWC22 homolog — protein sequence MRKYRNTRESSRDSSFCSDSSSIEGTEYTKSVATSVENLSSVMDAANSSETSSTEDSSASNISVRPIALAKAINNTRALLKKKSLVQVINNYIKAGIEEGKRQAKKYLRKALSFGVKSGYLIPTDSEGQVIRVAPTLMDTKRSNAESRKRRRRARRGEDDPLIGSKDRCPTPPWKIKKREDTPKSQENPLQKRGKSSSLKKSPIRRKKIEKRSSRRSRRKMTRRKINLLIDNFCNGKSEENLKSRKRKRSLSRHDVENRRSQRNRRSKSICTKEKNGNSRKNSRSFSDNEDISIINSHEVNERMSIGRLKSISKENASRNSNVPSENPVEEIEEKIESLNEERNENDMI from the exons ATGCGGAAATACAGGAATACTCGAGAGTCCTCGCGCGACAGTTCGTTTTGTAGCGATAGCTCGTCCATCGAAGGAACCGAGTACACAAAATCCGTGGCAACGTCCGTGGAGAACTTGTCGAGCGTGATGGACGCCGCAAATAGCTCGGAGACCAGCAGTACTGAGGACAGCAGCGCGTCGAATATCTCGGTGAGGCCGATTGCGCTCGCCAAGGCGATCAATAACACTAGAGCGTTACTCAAGAAGAAATCTCTCGTCCAGGTCATCAACAACTACATCAAGGCTGGGATCGAGGAAG GAAAACGGCAAGCTAAGAAATACCTTCGCAAGGCGCTTTCTTTCGGCGTGAAATCCGGCTACTTGATTCCGACCGATAGCGAAGGACAAGTAATACGAGTAGCGCCAACATTGATGGACACGAAGAGGAGCAACGCGGAGTCGCGCAAGAGGCGAAGAAGGGCCCGAAGGGGGGAGGATGACCCGTTGATCGGCAGCAAGGATCGTTGTCCTACCCCTCCTTGGAAGATAAAGAAACGCGAGGATACGCCGAAATCGCAAGAGAATCCTTTACAGAAAAGGGGGAAATCCTCGAGCTTGAAGAAGAGTCCGattcgaaggaagaaaatcGAGAAACGTTCTTCGCGACGAAGCAGAAGGAAGATGACCAGGAGGAA aattaatctattaattgaCAATTTTTGTAACGGTAAAAGCGAGGAGaatttaaaaagtcgaaagaGAAAGCGAAGCTTGAGCAGACACGACGTGGAAAATAGACGAAGTCAAAGGAATCGGCGATCGAAGTCAATTTGTACAAAGGAGAAAAACGGGAATTCCAGGAAAAATAGTAGAAGTTTCAGCGACAATGAAGATATCTCGATCATCAACAGTCACGAAGTCAACGAAAGAATGTCGATAGGACGATTAAAATCGATCAGCAAAGAGAATGCTTCGCGAAATAGCAACGTTCCATCCGAAAATCCTGTGGAGGAGATCGAGGAAAAGATAGAATCTTTGAAcgaggaaagaaacgaaaacgatATGATATAG